One genomic region from Cyanobium usitatum str. Tous encodes:
- the gcvH gene encoding glycine cleavage system protein GcvH — protein sequence MALPIPGDCRYADSHEYVRPEGERLRLGISAFAVDQLGDIVFVELPAVGASLVQGASFGSVESVKAVEDLLAPVSGVVLARNEAVLASPEELQNDPYGEGWLLVLQPADPAQLAGLLDAATYAAKVQGA from the coding sequence ATGGCGCTCCCCATCCCCGGTGATTGCCGCTACGCCGACAGCCACGAATACGTGCGCCCAGAGGGCGAGAGGCTGCGGCTGGGCATCAGTGCCTTCGCTGTCGACCAGCTGGGCGACATTGTGTTTGTCGAGCTGCCGGCGGTGGGTGCCAGCCTTGTGCAGGGCGCCAGTTTTGGCAGCGTGGAATCGGTGAAGGCGGTGGAAGATCTGCTGGCGCCGGTGAGCGGTGTGGTGCTGGCCCGCAATGAGGCGGTGCTGGCTAGCCCGGAGGAGCTGCAGAACGATCCCTATGGCGAGGGTTGGCTGCTGGTGCTGCAGCCAGCTGATCCGGCCCAGCTCGCTGGCCTGCTGGATGCGGCCACCTACGCCGCCAAGGTGCAAGGAGCCTGA